GCGAGTCTGcgtaaaacaaaacaatttcgGTGTATTTATCTacaaaataagtaataactaatacTTAACACTTATTTTTATAGAATCATtagtttgtaagtaggtataccttataatattaaatcttAGAATCAGATTGTTGATGTTAAAGTTCTCACCTCAAATTTCTTCTTCTCAGGCATGTTAATCCATGAAATGTAGCCTAATCCGTGAGACGGTACATATTTGCCAGGGACCAACGACCGTTCATGTTTAGCCCTTATTATATACAGTATCTCATTTTCATATCCTCCAATCAAAGCTCCATGAGGAAGTTTACCGTTTTGTTCTGCTTCCACCCACTTCAATTCACCTCCTGTCACATTCTTCAAAATGGGTTTTTCTAGTTTTGGCGGCACTGTAACATGCACAAACGAAATACTAAGTGCTTCTCTACAGCATAAAATGAGAAGCTGATTGTCTGAAACAGCAATGTGCAGCTAAAACCACTGAATCTAGAAAATTGAGATTTTTCACGTCGGTTCTCTAAATGCTCTGAAATGGTGATGAGTAGTGTCACATTAGGATTAAACAAAGCCTTTAttttacggtaaaatgacagctgcAGTGTGATAATGGCAGTCACCTTGGATTGGTATACACTTTAGGCTCACTTGCTATTGGCCACAATGCATTGTGGCAACAAGAATActgtaaattcagccaatcataacaatTGTATTTGTAATGATTGACACAAGTTTTCCTCCTGCAAGACTTACCAGTGTGTGAAGCCAGAAGCGTGTGCCCCAAACACTCCTATCATAAAAACCTTCCTGGTTTTACCCATGTGaatttcagtcagtcagtgtcaAATAATTGGCTCATTACCATCTACCATGATGGTTTAGGTAGAGGCCGCACTACGGTTTTTTCCAGCGAGCGGTTAGCCGCTATAACAGCAAAACCACCCGAGAATCACACACTACGATTAAAAACCGCGAAATTGCTTCCGATTTTCGCAGTATTGAAGATGGATTTCAAGAGAGCAGTATGTATTGTTGCTCTAATACTAAGAAATAGAAAAACAAGACGTCAGCGCAAATTTCGCAAATATTGGGTCCATAGGGTCACTAGCCGTAGATTTAAGAAAGGTTTTTTTCACAAGAAATATCAAGATTTAAGAGAACATCCtgagaatttttttaattactatcgGATGTCAGTAGTCGACGACATAGTTACAATAGCGTGACAATACAACCACTCTTCACGGCGGTCTGCCGAATACTGGCAAAAACCGCCCGCGGTTAACGCGATAGTGCGTGCGCGCTAAGTAAGTTCTATGGATTACAAATTATAGCACGGTTTTTACCCGCGAGCATTTTGTAACATTCCACGGTTTTAAAATCAGTCGCGGGAAAAAACCGCAAGTGCGGCCGTTTGTATTCGTTTGCTTGAGTCACAAAATCACACGTTTAAAAACCGCGGCGGTTCAGCCGTAATGCGGCCTAGCACTAAACTTTTCAATTCCAGATGCAGATCCTATTTCAAATCAAAGTTATGCAGTTAACTACACTTGCTTGACTATAGAAGTCtaatttaactaaaaattaTGTCTGTCATGGTGTGTGGTGGTCAGCAGGCAGGCAAGCCACCCATACAGAAAAGCACTTCTGTAACAGTTttgctatatttattttgtgtctGTATTCTATTTCTAGTGTGTATGATTGACTTACAATATATTTTCCATTGTAAATGTCCTCTGTCACCAAAGATAGTAAATGTAACATATTGTATGTCTTGCACAAGCATTCGCTTTGATATGAGTGGAATTCCATCACTGGTGCGACCAAATTGTAACCGAGCTTTATGCCAGGAAATCCAGAACTTGTTGTATTCTCTTCCAGTCACCATATCAGGTACTTGTCTAATGTTACCCACACGAGCTGCATCCTTTTCTAACCAACACTTATTTGGTGCTATCACAATCTGCAACACAGAATTTAGccatgtgagattgcagtcaagagcacGTCattgtatataaattaaaaaaatattggacaagtgcgagtttgactagcacatgaagggttctgtaccattgtacaagaaacaatactttttaattttcatggtggccatcttaaattttttattatttattgttatagtggcaattgAAATGCAGTCTGTGAAAATTggctctacctattatggttcacaagGTACAGCAGGCTAACAGACAGATGGttggatggacagcggaggcttcgAACGGGCCCatcgggtacagaaccctaaaaaagaattgcataatattatttcattgtttgaaataattaaattgcaCAACGATTGTATTGGAGTTGAATTGTTCTTtaggtatccacctaagcggagagagATATgctcagtcgaccaatcagattcataatagatgacgtgaaaaaattatcaaatcatcttttaaaaatctaattggtTGACTGTACACATCTCTCGTCTCCGCTTAGGAGGGTACCAGACCTAAGACTTGGTTTTCTAACAATCCCACAGGAACTCTGTTTTCCCGGAAAAAGAGTAGCCTATCTTACTCATCTGGAGGTCCTATCAGGTCTGCATTTTCAAGGGCTTATAACATGTATGAAAGTAAATAATGTATgacaacataatatttatttaagcatTTATCTAAGTCCCACCATCTatttttgttgtacctattctttTACAACCTCTCCCACTGCCGAGGATCATTGGTAGAGATATAGTGATAAGTAAGTGCtaccctgtccactttttctttttactattgtactaggtacctattattaatttttggtacaaataaatgGAAAAAGAATGTGAAGTTTCAAGTTACCCAATAGTCACAGGTTTTGCCTGGTCTCACAGCAAGCCCCACCGCTGCGCGTCTTTGACTACTCATTCTGTGTACCGACTGTCTTTCACCTTTTATACTGAATGCAATAGCACCActggatattttgaaaaatcgtAGCTGGTGATGAGGCAGAGTTGAGAATTctgaaaaaattattttaagcttattgggtggtttgtattttttttttttttattgtagataacgggtacttaccacgataaaaatattttcgtggTCACGACGCAGCACAGCAGTCCCGTCGTTACCACGTGGCAGATAATATATTGGTaatttaccaaatataaatttatcgtggtacttacataatattatgtaggtacccatTATCTTCAATATAAAATGTCtggaaaaaccggtcaagtgcgagtcagactcgcgcactgagggttccgtactcgggattttttccaacattttgcatgataaatcaaaaactattatacacaaaaataaataaaaatctacttattttagaatgtacaggtaaagccctttcataatgacaccccacttggtatagttatcatagtttaaaaattgaaacacattttaattttttttttgaatgatctatccacaaattcgcagttttcagatttattcctgtaattgtgctataagacctacctacctaaagtgatcctatagggttccgtttttccttttgaggtacggaaccctaaaaatggaattAAGCACTCCCATTACAGGTTTTTGGTTTGAATCATTTAACTATGGTTTGAACATCGATGGGTTTGAATAATCTAAAACACAACTAAAAATATTCACCATATTGATCACCCATTGTCAATACAGTAAAACGGGGTAAATAAGAATCGGGGTGTAAATAGGAACAAAACTTGGAATGAGATTTGAACGttaaaataataggtagtacacaaaaaattaaaaagcttaGAAATTAGAACCATTAATTTTCCTAAGAGTAGGTACAAATATTTACAGCGACACCCGTAATCCGTATGTAAAAAGTACTTTGTGGCCATTTTCATAGAGTAGGAATCAGAATGTATTCTGTGGAGTAGGATGCATCCTACTCTATGGTAGGATGTATATTGCTTcgatcatagatttatagaagaTATAAGCAGCATTCTACATAATTATCAtcgtgacacttcacaagatgaCAGCTTTAGTTCGAATTTTAGCCACGcgccaagagagccttgtcggactgtagtacttaataggtatcctgttgacttcgtctgtgttggtgttagctggcgggcgtgctctgcctttttggagtgttttttgacgtgacaacgtcttataattcgatacagccggctgcacgcacgaaaaagcATGACTCATGCTGCGTTACCTCGCCGCAGGCGAGTTAacgcgaggtaacgccgcgatcggcctttgttgtcacgttcaactatcgtcagtaaaccgactttacagacaaccaattttttgttaaaactgactaaaaagcgctctaaggggctgccgtgcgtatgtcggcgagcgtcggcacagacggggtccatacttgtatagtttaactaacttgttacaaataactacaaacttgacattagctaatctttgtaaagccagacgagagagaaaaaaaaggtatcCTGTTATCGGTCTGTGCTATTAGAATAAATTactaagatctatagagcgcactggTCGgtggagcgcactttgactttgataagACAGCGTATGGCGTTATATAGCTGGCTGTGACTAAaaagtatgtaatcactacgttactGTGACCGTTGGCATAAATCCTGATCACGGTGCACTATctggtctgcccgcgaaattcaaatttaatttggttttccgcaatttgtaaatacgacaaagtaggcttatgtcACTCttatagcgccaatggcagtaccatcatattgtagtctttggtaccatctccacaggtttatataatttacatgaaagtatccagtttaagaaattagtcaaaatataaTAGTCATCAGTACGAAACTGTTCAGCAATTTCTATTACTGCAGTCCTATTGGAAATTGCTGGTGTGCAGCCAATAAAGGCCCGATTACAGTCCTCTATAATAGAATCCTTCCTTTGTCAAAGTGACAGTTTACGAGCGAGTGgaggtttttaattttctccAAGGTATAAAATAAGGAACTAAGGAGGGATAACGTTTGTAATAAATTACGACCAGACAAAAGTTTgtggtaaaattttaataaataaggtacaataaaatatattaattaatctcAGACAATGCTATgcgaaataataattataataggtaaaccagtataatttatgaatttattaagagaatttattacttacttacaaattataataatactagtgACCCGCTCCGGCctcgcacgggtgcaatgctGATACTATAAGgtgtaacgccacgccgcctcagccaatcgcaacgcgccaacgccaaccagactatccgagtcaagccaagctggccaatcaccgcctgttacagccgataaccgccaagacggccaatcatagcctactgccgccatgacagccaatcaacgccagcgccattgacagccgaacgcaactccgccaccactgccgaatcccttcggtggggataacgccatataaagctatgcgagctcatttttaggattattgttctatcgtacgcattgtaagctgaaactatgtccatttgtgtaaaccattgtaaattatataaatagtaacaaagtaacaatagtaataaagcaatgagtgatttgtattagtgtgtttagtgaagtgatataataaatttgggcgattatactgatttgctctttttatttaaacccactgtttcaaagGATTAatgcggacttcgtctgtggtggcgtttgctggcgcgcgtgttgtgactttttggagtgttttttttgttagaagtggccggtttttgtgttctgctggtgtttattggtggtggaactgactgggaagcgctctaaatgggcgccgcgcgtatgtcggcgggcgccggcacagacgaagtccatacttatacatatagtttcctaacttgtaaataactacaaacttgacattggctaatcagtataaagccagacgagagagagaaaaaaaaaaaggattaatGCTGTATTGCATAAAATCGCTTGGTAATTGGTATCATTTCTCCATCATTTCCCATCCACCATCCATCCACCACCAGCCATCATTTCTCTTAAAAAGTAAAGGATTAAAACAGTTAATGTGGGTTATCCCTAAGAGTTAGACATAATACCATCTCAGACTTTTTTGTAGGCCTTTTTAAGGTATACAATACtggagtaggtacattattttgatCTATTTCGTAGGGTTCAGGCAGCGTTTGCAATGTAAGCGcaaaaaaagtgtttatttacaACATCACATTAGAAACCTCTAAAATTATCAGTGTTTCTCTAAAATATTATGCATGTATTAcacatataaaccttcctcttgatcACTCTATCTTCTAATAAAAACCGTATCAAAATTCATtgtgtagttttaaagatctaagcataCATAGGGACAGATAGctggaagcgactttgttttacaCTATGTACTTAGTGATAAACACCAAACAGGAATAAACTGAATtcaatgaatataaaatatagtaaaagtacaatatgtaggtattaaatGGCACTTTCTAATGCCTTACTTTTAATAACAGAGGCAGGGTCAGTATTACAAACCTTAGTAGCAGATCAATTGTTTAGTTATGTAGGTGCTACAACCATAAAGCCGGCTTGCCAGCAAACATCACCAATGTTGACTCACCTCCCTCTTTACTAGTGTGctctgtacctacttagtttaagGAGCCATTACATTCATAGTACaccacattaaaataataataaatatctattcAATATGGAGTTGAAGTCCATAGGCAAATACAGACAGTTAATGTTCTTTTTGCAGATAAAAAATTGTGACCACTTTCTTTATTTTTGGCTGAAAGTTTccttatattatttagattcaACTAGGTACCATCCTTTTCAAATGCTTTATCAAAATACACTGCACACGCACCTTACTCCCAGTGAATAACAGcttgttcacacaggctgcgtaagcgtagacgcgTAGAGCGCGtatcattgcgttgtaatgtatggaactgtatgagacatggcataccacttgcgtggcgtgaacgttcgcgtagacgtaatgcttGCAGTAATTAtatctacggattcacgcgcgtgtcacatgtacgtgcttggtgtgaatcggccttaaggaATGTTGACTTGACTGTAATACTAACATACAagaacaaagtgattctataagggttccgtttttccttttgaggtacggaaccctaaaaatatatgaaaaaattcGTCCGCAACTTGTGGCGGCCACTAATCGCCGCCGCCGGCAGCGCAGATTGCTGCAGCAttataagaaaggattttcggaTTTTCTGCTTATTCTGATTCTGAGCTGGGTGCATAATCGTCACTGTCCACATAAACATTTTCTTCATCCTCTTCATACCTGTTTTCAGATATTTCGTCCATATGAGATACGAAATATCGATTTGGGCTGTGCATGGAAATTTGGGGATTGACCAAAATCTCATATTCCTTTTTAGAAATTTCTCTTTCATTGTAAGGGATGTAGCAAACTGCGTGTGAGGGTTGAACTTTTCCTGGTATGAGATTGCCATCTTCAACGGCGCGACCAATGTACAGTGTTTCATGGCTATCTTCCGCGTAACCTCCCTCCACCGCCCCCACTGGAATCCGATTGCTACAAGTTGACACCCAAATGCAGTTGAAGCCACATAGCACCtgaaaacatataaaataatgtgtaGAATACCAATATGTATTATAAACGAGTGtctctgtttttagggttccgtacctcaaaaggaaaaacggaacccttataagatcactttgttgactgtctgtctgtctgtctgtccgtccgtccgtccgtccgtccgtccgatcCGTCCGAATCATGAaaatcaggtaggtaggtcttatagcatgtaaaggaataaatctgaaaaccgtgaaattgtcattgcatcacagaaaaaaaattaaaatgtgttttaattttcaaagtaagataactatagcaagtggggtatcacatgaaagggctttacttttaaaatctattttagaatgtacattctaaaattagatttttatttatttttaagcataatagtttttgatttatcgtgcaaaatgtcggaaaatacccgagtacggaaccctcggtgcgcgagtttgactcgcacttggccggttttactTCATGGTTCATGTGTTTAATCTTAGGGAAAACAGATACAgtgatagtttgcatcccagagatggacataggttacttttagcCCAGAAAATCACAATACCcagggatttttttaaaaatataaatccacatTGACAAACACACAGGCATCTCGTCTCTCTGAATCATATTTTTCATTGCTGAGCAGTAAGGGTCCTGGCTCCTTTCTATTATtcatataatggtaggagttttttCTGGAATAATAATGTCCTGGAATCCCAGATCCTTTCACATACAGCTCAATTAAGAGAATGAAATTTCAAATATTAGGTTTAAACAATAAGTTCTTAcctcaaatttatttttttcatgcaTTTCTCCACCCCATGGGATAAAGCCCAAGCCTTGGGATGGTACAAATTTGCCAGGAGTTAATGACCCTCGATGCGGAGCCTTTATTATATACAATGTCTCTTTCTCATATCCACCAATCAAAGCTCCGTCAGGAAGTTGATCCTCTGCGACCACCCACTTCAGGTCACCTCCTCTCACCTTCTTTAGAAGTGGTTTTTGTAATTTTGGTGGTACTGTAACATCCAAGAAATCAATATCAACAATCTCATTCTGATTAGGGTTATG
This genomic stretch from Maniola jurtina chromosome 2, ilManJurt1.1, whole genome shotgun sequence harbors:
- the LOC123878130 gene encoding uncharacterized protein LOC123878130 isoform X3, translated to MSSQRRAAVGLAVRPGKTCDYWIVIAPNKCWLEKDAARVGNIRQVPDMVTGREYNKFWISWHKARLQFGRTSDGIPLISKRMLVQDIQYVTFTIFGDRGHLQWKIYLPPKLEKPILKNVTGGELKWVEAEQNGKLPHGALIGGYENEILYIIRAKHERSLVPGKYVPSHGLGYISWINMPEKKKFEVLCGYNCIWVPTCNKGIPLGAVEGGYDGYNRETLYVGRALIEDNLIPGKVQTSQVACVVPYKMADVPKYEYEILVDPMVYSNSCLLPLTPQMLKNCSMFEPMEIDSEEHSSDSEV
- the LOC123878130 gene encoding uncharacterized protein LOC123878130 isoform X2; its protein translation is MGDQYEFSTLPHHQLRFFKISSGAIAFSIKGERQSVHRMSSQRRAAVGLAVRPGKTCDYWIVIAPNKCWLEKDAARVGNIRQVPDMVTGREYNKFWISWHKARLQFGRTSDGIPLISKRMLVQDIQYVTFTIFGDRGHLQWKIYLPPKLEKPILKNVTGGELKWVEAEQNGKLPHGALIGGYENEILYIIRAKHERSLVPGKYVPSHGLGYISWINMPEKKKFEVLCGYNCIWVPTCNKGIPLGAVEGGYDGYNRETLYVGRALIEDNLIPGKVQTSQVACVVPYKMADVPKYEYEILVDPMVYSNSCLLPLTPQMLKNCSMFEPMEIDSEEHSSDSEV
- the LOC123878130 gene encoding uncharacterized protein LOC123878130 isoform X1; amino-acid sequence: MEFSTLPHHQLRFFKISSGAIAFSIKGERQSVHRMSSQRRAAVGLAVRPGKTCDYWIVIAPNKCWLEKDAARVGNIRQVPDMVTGREYNKFWISWHKARLQFGRTSDGIPLISKRMLVQDIQYVTFTIFGDRGHLQWKIYLPPKLEKPILKNVTGGELKWVEAEQNGKLPHGALIGGYENEILYIIRAKHERSLVPGKYVPSHGLGYISWINMPEKKKFEVLCGYNCIWVPTCNKGIPLGAVEGGYDGYNRETLYVGRALIEDNLIPGKVQTSQVACVVPYKMADVPKYEYEILVDPMVYSNSCLLPLTPQMLKNCSMFEPMEIDSEEHSSDSEV
- the LOC123878149 gene encoding uncharacterized protein LOC123878149, translated to MGDLIEFTTWPQHQHIFYKITSSAVGFSVKGERHAAVGLAKRPGEKCDYWIVFGHDQCWIEKDGARTTNVKNVSNILSRDVYTKFWISWHGTRLQFGRTSTGVPLISRKIPVRDIQFVTFSVYADRGTLQWKLYLPPKLQKPLLKKVRGGDLKWVVAEDQLPDGALIGGYEKETLYIIKAPHRGSLTPGKFVPSQGLGFIPWGGEMHEKNKFEVLCGFNCIWVSTCSNRIPVGAVEGGYAEDSHETLYIGRAVEDGNLIPGKVQPSHAVCYIPYNEREISKKEYEILVNPQISMHSPNRYFVSHMDEISENRYEEDEENVYVDSDDYAPSSESE